A stretch of Saccharothrix texasensis DNA encodes these proteins:
- a CDS encoding quinone oxidoreductase family protein: MRATVVHHQGGPEQLTFGEWATPAPGPGEVLIDVAAAGVNFHDIDQRIGLFPRDLPYVPGLECSGTVAAVGAGVTGVAVGDLVASLVFGPTGSYAEQVVVSVDSVVPVIDGVSAEQAAAVLLQGLSAHYLTGSCYPVSPGETVLVHAAAGGLGRLLTQVARLRGARVIGTVSTAEKEEVARAAGAHEVIRYTEVDFAAAARELTGGKGVDVIYDGVGHDTIDGDLAALRSRGTIVLYGQTSGPITSIDMRAGKPGSPRLVMPMIPDYIATREELMGRADDLFAWVRDGAITVHIGQKYPLAEASVAHADLEKRASTGKLLLIP; encoded by the coding sequence GTGCGCGCAACCGTAGTGCACCATCAAGGCGGTCCCGAGCAGTTAACCTTCGGCGAGTGGGCGACCCCGGCGCCCGGTCCCGGCGAGGTGCTCATCGACGTGGCCGCGGCCGGCGTCAACTTCCACGACATCGACCAGCGGATCGGGTTGTTCCCCCGCGACCTCCCGTACGTCCCCGGCCTGGAGTGCTCCGGGACCGTGGCGGCCGTCGGAGCCGGTGTCACCGGTGTCGCCGTCGGCGACCTCGTCGCCAGCCTCGTCTTCGGCCCGACCGGCTCCTACGCCGAGCAGGTCGTGGTCTCCGTCGACAGCGTCGTGCCGGTGATCGACGGCGTCAGCGCCGAGCAGGCCGCCGCCGTGCTCCTGCAGGGCTTGAGCGCCCACTACCTCACCGGGTCGTGCTACCCGGTGAGCCCCGGCGAGACCGTGCTCGTCCACGCGGCGGCCGGCGGCCTGGGCCGGCTGCTCACCCAGGTGGCCCGGCTCCGGGGCGCGCGGGTCATCGGCACCGTGTCCACCGCCGAGAAGGAAGAGGTCGCCCGGGCGGCGGGCGCCCACGAGGTGATCCGGTACACGGAGGTCGACTTCGCCGCCGCGGCCAGGGAGCTGACCGGCGGCAAGGGCGTGGACGTCATCTACGACGGCGTCGGCCACGACACCATCGACGGCGACCTCGCCGCCCTGCGCTCGCGCGGCACCATCGTGCTGTACGGGCAGACCAGCGGTCCCATCACGTCCATCGACATGAGGGCGGGCAAGCCGGGCTCCCCTCGCCTGGTCATGCCGATGATCCCGGACTACATCGCCACCCGCGAGGAGCTGATGGGCCGGGCGGACGACCTGTTCGCCTGGGTGCGCGACGGCGCCATCACCGTCCACATCGGACAGAAGTACCCGCTGGCCGAGGCCAGCGTCGCGCACGCCGACCTGGAGAAGCGCGCCTCGACGGGCAAGCTGCTGCTGATCCCCTGA
- a CDS encoding PP2C family protein-serine/threonine phosphatase, which translates to MTTSAGIPVVSSARVQVGAATSRGPSRPLNADAHAHHAYRDTFAAAVVDGTGSTPEVVDFAHVTASVAARVAARGTPVLGVVAASAPYADHDDDDSPEPNGAIVVASVRSGGYWRIAHAGDSSAYGLKDDGTLRRFTTPHTLGEEMRGQGATDAEAAAHDHKLRHNLGRVPLYGVEGFEAVARLLVLASDGLKLPHEEFRGLLLDHGDDPQRCAEELVAAARAHGSRDDVTALVIPHPDRPATAHGTDERNNHVERRPEEPAGPAEPAAGREPDADPAQGAVEVVA; encoded by the coding sequence ATGACCACGTCAGCCGGTATCCCGGTGGTGTCCTCCGCCCGCGTCCAGGTCGGCGCGGCGACCTCCCGAGGGCCGAGCCGCCCGCTCAACGCCGATGCCCACGCCCACCACGCGTACCGCGACACGTTCGCGGCGGCGGTGGTGGACGGCACCGGCTCGACCCCCGAGGTCGTGGACTTCGCCCACGTCACCGCGTCCGTCGCCGCCCGCGTGGCCGCCCGGGGCACGCCCGTGCTCGGCGTCGTCGCCGCCTCGGCCCCCTACGCCGACCACGACGACGACGACAGCCCCGAGCCCAACGGCGCGATCGTCGTGGCGTCGGTGCGGTCGGGCGGCTACTGGCGCATCGCCCACGCCGGCGACAGCTCCGCCTACGGCCTCAAGGACGACGGCACCCTGCGCCGCTTCACGACCCCGCACACCCTCGGCGAGGAGATGCGCGGCCAAGGCGCGACCGACGCCGAAGCCGCCGCGCACGACCACAAGCTGCGGCACAACCTGGGCCGGGTCCCGCTCTACGGCGTCGAGGGCTTCGAGGCGGTCGCCCGGTTGCTGGTCCTCGCCTCCGACGGTCTCAAGCTGCCGCACGAGGAGTTCCGCGGGCTGCTCCTCGACCACGGCGACGACCCGCAGCGGTGCGCCGAGGAACTGGTCGCCGCGGCCCGCGCGCACGGCAGCCGTGACGACGTCACGGCCCTGGTCATCCCCCACCCCGACCGCCCTGCGACCGCTCATGGCACGGACGAGAGGAACAACCATGTCGAACGCCGACCAGAAGAACCCGCCGGACCCGCAGAACCCGCCGCCGGACGAGAGCCCGACGCAGACCCTGCCCAAGGTGCCGTCGAAGTAGTCGCTTGA